A window from Gottschalkiaceae bacterium SANA encodes these proteins:
- a CDS encoding ABC transporter permease subunit: protein MKTSISFNKPWKQKLIAGLFWLLLWGGLSAVIHKEIYLPSPYTTLKQVVINLSLPEGWLILGLSWIRVWGGFFLSFSLGILLGFPSGLISGIYTWLEPMVQIIKSTPVIALILLVLIWVPSDLVPLIISFLIGFPVIWAQTTEGVRRTDPKLLEMARVFHLSPIKRMKQIYFPSAWPAIRHASQTAVGLCWKASVAAEVLSHPRLAIGSKLYDAKVYLETPDLFAWTMILILASMITEKVFVAFFHQRRDLNANH, encoded by the coding sequence ATGAAAACTTCTATTTCATTCAATAAACCTTGGAAACAAAAACTAATTGCCGGTTTATTTTGGCTCCTCCTCTGGGGGGGCCTTTCGGCCGTGATTCATAAAGAAATCTATCTGCCCAGCCCTTATACAACCCTGAAACAAGTGGTAATCAATCTCAGCCTACCAGAGGGTTGGCTGATCCTTGGCCTTTCATGGATTCGAGTATGGGGTGGTTTTTTTCTATCCTTCAGCCTTGGCATTCTCTTGGGATTCCCCAGCGGCTTGATTTCCGGCATCTACACCTGGCTAGAGCCCATGGTTCAAATTATCAAATCAACCCCGGTTATCGCCTTGATCCTTTTGGTATTGATCTGGGTACCTTCGGATTTGGTTCCCTTGATTATCAGCTTTTTGATTGGGTTTCCCGTCATCTGGGCACAAACGACCGAGGGTGTCCGACGAACAGACCCCAAACTCCTGGAAATGGCACGGGTTTTCCATCTATCACCCATCAAACGGATGAAGCAAATCTATTTTCCTTCTGCCTGGCCAGCCATCCGACACGCGTCACAAACCGCAGTCGGACTCTGTTGGAAGGCCAGTGTTGCAGCAGAGGTCTTAAGCCACCCTCGCCTTGCCATTGGATCCAAGCTCTATGACGCCAAGGTCTATCTGGAAACGCCCGATCTCTTTGCCTGGACCATGATTCTCATTTTGGCCAGCATGATCACAGAAAAAGTCTTTGTCGCCTTCTTCCATCAAAGGAGGGATCTCAATGCCAACCATTAA
- a CDS encoding radical SAM protein: MKTIKEFGSQVAVQQAVKYLNANPEKNLPKILKLAEKFATNPRDIRVIQSAQVRMKDPEDPWSIAIQKFFRTVNPKMQKKFAVNFFLNSVVFGIPKKNELQKELGIRIPWTILIDPTAKCNLKCTGCWAAEYDQKNDLSLETLDRIIEEGKELGIYVYLYSGGEPTVRKDDLIELAKRHDDCFFLAFSNGTLIDETFADQIAEVGNLTFAFSVEGDEEATDFRRGEGTYKGVTRGMRLLQERGVFFGTSVCYHHYNYQEIGAEKFTDDMLDLGAYFMWLFTYMPIGKDADMNLVARPDERSFMYDRVRDMRRNKPMFFMDFWNDGEYVDGCIAGGRNYFHINAAGDVEPCAFVHYSDTNIKDVSLKEALASPIFKAYAARQPFNCNHLRPCPILDNPTMIHEMVSESGAHSTQPVDHESSEFLMNKCLPIASKWAPMADKIWVQSPAGIKQAETIDTEEKSKEKKYA; this comes from the coding sequence ATGAAAACAATAAAAGAATTTGGCAGCCAGGTTGCAGTGCAGCAGGCGGTAAAATATTTGAATGCGAACCCGGAAAAAAATCTTCCGAAAATCCTGAAATTGGCAGAGAAGTTTGCAACTAATCCGCGAGATATTCGAGTGATTCAGTCTGCACAGGTACGTATGAAGGATCCTGAGGATCCGTGGTCAATCGCTATACAAAAATTCTTTAGAACGGTTAACCCTAAGATGCAGAAAAAGTTTGCGGTGAATTTCTTTTTAAACTCAGTTGTTTTCGGTATTCCAAAGAAAAATGAATTGCAAAAAGAATTAGGAATTCGGATTCCATGGACAATTTTGATTGATCCAACTGCAAAATGTAATTTGAAGTGTACGGGTTGCTGGGCGGCAGAGTACGATCAGAAAAATGATTTGTCATTAGAAACATTGGATCGAATCATTGAAGAAGGGAAAGAACTGGGCATCTATGTTTACCTATATTCAGGCGGAGAACCAACAGTTAGAAAAGATGATCTAATTGAATTGGCCAAGCGTCATGATGATTGTTTCTTCCTAGCTTTTTCAAACGGTACTTTAATTGATGAGACCTTTGCTGATCAGATTGCTGAAGTGGGTAACTTAACTTTTGCCTTTAGTGTGGAAGGCGATGAGGAAGCTACAGATTTCCGACGAGGAGAGGGTACATATAAGGGCGTAACACGAGGTATGCGTTTATTGCAGGAACGAGGGGTATTCTTTGGAACCTCTGTTTGTTACCATCACTATAATTATCAAGAAATTGGTGCAGAAAAATTCACCGATGACATGTTGGATCTGGGCGCCTATTTTATGTGGCTTTTCACTTATATGCCCATTGGGAAAGATGCGGACATGAACCTTGTGGCTCGGCCGGACGAACGATCCTTTATGTATGACAGAGTTCGTGATATGCGGAGAAACAAGCCCATGTTCTTTATGGATTTCTGGAATGATGGTGAATATGTCGATGGTTGTATTGCAGGTGGAAGAAACTATTTCCACATTAATGCTGCTGGGGATGTGGAGCCATGCGCTTTTGTTCACTATTCAGATACGAATATCAAGGATGTTAGCCTGAAAGAAGCCTTGGCATCACCAATTTTTAAAGCTTATGCGGCACGACAACCTTTTAACTGCAATCATCTTCGTCCTTGTCCAATTTTGGATAACCCGACGATGATCCATGAGATGGTTAGTGAGTCGGGTGCTCATTCCACTCAACCCGTTGATCATGAATCTTCAGAGTTTTTGATGAATAAGTGTCTTCCGATTGCTAGCAAGTGGGCACCGATGGCCGATAAAATTTGGGTTCAATCGCCGGCGGGGATCAAACAAGCGGAAACTATTGATACAGAAGAAAAATCGAAAGAAAAGAAATACGCATAA
- a CDS encoding M42 family metallopeptidase: MNTKEFLQEIANANGPSGQEAEASAIVASGFSPWVDSVETDRMGNVYAVKEPTEISENPPIILIDAHVDEIALMVKDITDEGYLYIHQAGGFDPRTLLAQEVVIHGRQQVVGVISAKSTAIQAPEEMEKILPLGELMIDTGLTVEQVRSLIRIGDRATIRRETLDLMGDCMTGKALDDRAGIAVMYACAQELKKLRHEARVIFQSSVQEETTGLGARIGVHKWQPDFAIAVDVGFGMTPEVSIEDGLEMGKGPGISLGSNSHRKLYHMLLDTAKTYQIPTQLELTPTGSGTNGQPMQIVRQGVPVAVVSLPLRYMHTSVETIRMKDIELTAQLLAHLIADITGEKKEELLCYETN; encoded by the coding sequence ATGAATACAAAAGAATTCTTGCAGGAAATTGCCAATGCAAATGGTCCTTCCGGCCAGGAGGCTGAAGCGAGTGCTATTGTTGCGAGTGGATTTTCACCGTGGGTCGACTCGGTGGAAACAGATCGCATGGGAAATGTGTATGCAGTAAAAGAGCCGACGGAGATCAGTGAAAATCCGCCAATTATCTTGATCGATGCCCATGTGGATGAGATTGCTTTAATGGTCAAGGATATTACGGATGAGGGGTATTTGTATATCCATCAAGCCGGCGGTTTTGATCCTCGAACCCTTTTGGCGCAAGAAGTTGTGATCCATGGCCGCCAACAAGTTGTTGGGGTTATTTCAGCAAAATCAACCGCCATTCAAGCACCGGAAGAAATGGAAAAGATTCTACCCTTGGGCGAATTGATGATTGATACGGGATTGACAGTAGAACAAGTTAGAAGTTTGATCCGTATTGGTGACCGAGCGACAATCCGTAGAGAAACCTTAGATCTAATGGGAGATTGCATGACGGGAAAAGCCTTGGATGATCGAGCTGGGATTGCAGTCATGTATGCTTGCGCTCAGGAATTGAAAAAGCTTCGCCATGAAGCGCGCGTTATTTTTCAATCCTCCGTTCAGGAAGAAACAACGGGACTGGGCGCACGAATCGGGGTGCATAAATGGCAGCCAGATTTTGCTATAGCCGTAGATGTTGGTTTTGGCATGACTCCGGAAGTTTCCATCGAAGATGGATTGGAAATGGGCAAAGGACCTGGAATCAGTTTGGGTTCAAATTCTCATCGAAAGCTGTATCACATGTTGTTGGATACGGCGAAGACGTATCAAATTCCAACACAATTGGAATTGACGCCAACGGGATCTGGGACCAACGGTCAACCCATGCAAATCGTAAGACAAGGTGTACCGGTAGCGGTTGTATCATTACCTCTGCGCTATATGCATACCTCTGTAGAAACGATTCGTATGAAGGATATTGAGCTGACCGCCCAATTGTTGGCGCATTTGATTGCGGATATAACTGGGGAAAAGAAGGAGGAATTGCTGTGTTACGAGACAAACTAG
- a CDS encoding acetolactate synthase large subunit, protein MKIKACDAIIKCLEEENVEILFGYPGGAVLPLYESLRKSSIEHVLVRQEQSAAHMANGYSKASGNVGVCLATSGPGATNLITGIATAYMDSIPLIAITGQVSSELIGRDTFQEADISGASEPFTKHNYLVKDAAELPRIMKEAFYIANTGRKGPVLIDIPRDIQEEIINFVYPSKVSIRGYKPTYAGNTRQIDKAVKTINKAKKPIVCVGGGISSSHAKKELKQFIEKTKIPVICSLMGIDAFPNDSEYFSGLLGSHGYPYVNKSIHESDLLIVIGARFADRSTHMLNKSELTQNVIHIDIDPAEIGKNVSTNIPIVGDAKNILTALLDYEFTLNTDEWLSFLQKKRLAYRERILQKTENGDINPRRLVKMISEAMNDNGILTADVGLNQIWAAHCFNATHDRKYMTSGGLGTMGYSIPASIGAKFANSQADVVAVVGDGGFQMLLGELAVIAEHDLGIKIIIFNNSQLGMVKELQDNAYGKQSNYGVKIAFNPDFIKLADAYGIEGLRISKESEMENAVKQIFESKKTFLLECMIDPDFPSTPRLGGKLYE, encoded by the coding sequence ATGAAAATAAAAGCATGCGATGCGATTATAAAATGTCTTGAAGAGGAAAATGTAGAGATCTTATTTGGCTATCCAGGGGGTGCCGTCTTACCCTTATATGAATCGCTGAGAAAGTCTAGCATCGAACATGTACTCGTTAGACAAGAGCAATCTGCAGCACACATGGCAAATGGCTACAGTAAGGCCTCGGGTAATGTTGGTGTTTGCTTAGCAACTTCAGGACCAGGAGCGACAAATTTGATCACTGGAATCGCAACGGCATACATGGATTCAATCCCACTAATTGCTATAACCGGACAAGTATCTTCAGAGTTGATTGGAAGAGATACCTTTCAGGAAGCAGATATTAGCGGTGCGAGTGAACCCTTTACAAAACATAATTATCTCGTAAAAGATGCAGCAGAACTTCCAAGGATTATGAAGGAAGCTTTTTATATAGCGAATACTGGAAGAAAAGGTCCCGTATTAATTGATATTCCTAGAGATATACAAGAAGAAATCATTAACTTCGTATATCCCTCCAAAGTGAGTATTCGAGGGTATAAACCAACCTATGCAGGAAATACACGGCAGATCGATAAAGCCGTTAAAACGATCAATAAAGCAAAAAAACCTATTGTATGTGTGGGTGGAGGCATTTCATCTTCTCATGCTAAAAAGGAATTAAAGCAGTTTATTGAAAAAACTAAAATACCGGTCATCTGTTCACTGATGGGAATTGATGCTTTTCCAAATGATTCCGAGTACTTTTCTGGACTATTGGGTTCTCACGGATACCCATATGTGAACAAAAGCATTCATGAATCCGATCTGCTGATCGTAATCGGCGCAAGATTTGCAGACCGGTCAACACATATGTTGAATAAAAGCGAACTCACTCAAAATGTCATTCATATTGATATTGATCCTGCTGAAATTGGTAAAAATGTGTCTACCAATATTCCAATCGTAGGTGATGCTAAAAACATACTTACCGCATTATTAGACTATGAATTTACACTAAACACTGATGAATGGTTAAGCTTCTTACAAAAAAAACGACTTGCATACAGAGAAAGAATCTTACAGAAAACAGAAAATGGTGATATCAATCCAAGACGACTTGTAAAGATGATTTCTGAAGCCATGAACGACAATGGCATATTAACGGCCGATGTTGGCTTAAACCAAATTTGGGCAGCACACTGCTTCAATGCGACTCACGATAGAAAATATATGACATCAGGTGGATTAGGAACAATGGGCTATAGCATTCCTGCGTCAATTGGTGCCAAATTCGCAAATAGCCAAGCTGACGTGGTTGCAGTTGTAGGTGACGGCGGCTTTCAAATGCTCTTAGGTGAACTTGCTGTAATTGCAGAACATGACTTAGGGATAAAAATTATTATCTTTAACAATAGTCAACTCGGTATGGTTAAGGAACTTCAAGATAATGCCTATGGCAAACAGTCCAACTACGGCGTTAAAATTGCTTTTAATCCTGATTTCATTAAACTTGCAGATGCCTATGGTATTGAAGGCCTGCGGATATCTAAAGAAAGCGAAATGGAAAACGCGGTTAAACAAATTTTCGAAAGTAAAAAAACATTTCTATTAGAATGTATGATCGACCCTGATTTTCCATCAACACCGCGCTTAGGAGGAAAATTATATGAATAA
- the recU gene encoding Holliday junction resolvase RecU — protein sequence MTRWKSFNHRGDYTENLIDEVNALYDRQELALVTKVPVPIKVIEIGDGIINKAFFEKKSTVDYIGMCQGFGLCFDVKETNQKYLPLKNIHEHQIVYMNTFKKQGGCAFIICHFKITGGFHLIPLELLNYYWYESSRQSIPLDAMEEKGYPIPMEQGLPNYLSAVNTYISAKK from the coding sequence ATGACACGTTGGAAAAGCTTCAATCATCGAGGTGATTATACCGAGAACCTGATCGATGAAGTCAATGCCCTTTATGACCGCCAAGAACTGGCCTTGGTAACCAAGGTTCCAGTTCCCATCAAGGTTATTGAGATTGGTGACGGGATTATCAACAAAGCCTTTTTTGAAAAAAAATCAACCGTGGATTATATCGGTATGTGTCAAGGATTTGGTCTCTGCTTCGATGTTAAAGAAACCAATCAAAAATACCTGCCCCTAAAAAACATTCACGAACATCAAATTGTTTATATGAACACCTTTAAAAAACAAGGCGGTTGTGCTTTTATCATCTGCCACTTTAAAATCACCGGGGGATTTCATCTCATTCCACTAGAACTTTTAAATTACTACTGGTATGAATCCTCGCGACAATCCATTCCCTTAGATGCCATGGAAGAAAAAGGATACCCAATCCCCATGGAACAAGGTTTACCCAATTACTTATCCGCTGTTAACACCTATATCAGCGCAAAAAAATAG
- a CDS encoding M42 family metallopeptidase produces MLRDKLVRLPGVSGEETAVRNLILQEIKDLGLTPKIDALGNVVVKKPGRSPREILLVAHMDEVGLMVSEIDSAGLIKFLTVGPLDLKQWVSKRVLIGKDEVPGVIGAKPIHLQKAAERKEMIGRKSLYIDIGASSKDEAEGKVSRGDFVSLAVEGEAFGDRKWKGKALDSRLPIEALLELLKGEHEASIVVAFTVMRLIGGRGAIPVSWGTKPDEILILDGIDATDSPDHKGRQSKIILGKGPCILIKGTRAIMDRKMRNGLEKAAKKAVVSVQSAVHGTQYFESNFMQLVEEGRKVGLLGLPIRYMHSPVAVCDERDLQGMKALLTAWVSANEKEEA; encoded by the coding sequence GTGTTACGAGACAAACTAGTTCGACTACCTGGGGTATCGGGAGAAGAGACAGCGGTTCGAAATTTGATTCTTCAAGAGATCAAAGACTTGGGATTAACGCCAAAGATCGATGCCTTAGGCAATGTAGTGGTGAAGAAACCTGGTCGGAGTCCGCGTGAAATTCTATTGGTTGCCCATATGGATGAAGTGGGTTTAATGGTGTCTGAGATTGATTCTGCTGGTTTGATTAAATTCCTAACCGTGGGTCCTCTTGATTTGAAACAATGGGTTTCTAAACGTGTTCTTATCGGAAAAGATGAGGTTCCTGGTGTAATTGGTGCAAAACCGATTCATCTTCAAAAGGCTGCAGAACGAAAAGAGATGATTGGTCGAAAGTCTTTGTATATTGATATTGGTGCCTCAAGTAAAGATGAGGCTGAGGGGAAAGTGAGTCGTGGTGACTTTGTTTCACTTGCAGTGGAGGGTGAAGCCTTTGGTGACCGCAAGTGGAAGGGCAAAGCATTAGACAGCCGACTTCCTATTGAAGCTCTTCTTGAACTCTTAAAGGGTGAGCATGAAGCCAGTATTGTTGTTGCTTTTACGGTTATGCGACTGATCGGCGGGCGTGGTGCAATACCAGTTAGCTGGGGTACGAAGCCCGATGAAATTTTGATTTTGGATGGGATTGATGCAACGGATTCGCCAGACCACAAGGGTCGTCAGTCCAAGATTATACTTGGAAAAGGGCCTTGTATTTTGATCAAGGGAACACGTGCCATTATGGATCGTAAGATGCGAAATGGATTAGAGAAAGCGGCGAAAAAAGCGGTTGTATCCGTTCAAAGCGCTGTACACGGCACCCAATACTTCGAATCGAATTTCATGCAGTTGGTAGAAGAGGGACGCAAAGTAGGTCTCCTCGGCTTACCGATTCGATATATGCATAGTCCTGTGGCGGTTTGTGACGAGCGAGATCTGCAGGGTATGAAAGCACTGTTGACAGCATGGGTGTCGGCCAACGAGAAGGAGGAAGCATAG
- a CDS encoding ribonuclease HII encodes MTKRDERLTNLYAYDNTYNDVNLCGIDEAGRGCLAGPVFAAAVILPNTPWPQDLNDSKKIAEKKRYVLAEEIKSLAQWGIGMASPEEVDTIGIQKANFLAFQRALDHLAEQFHIHPKHILIDGNYKNTGIASSENIVKGDTKSACIAAASILAKTGRDQYVIEHYDSQAPQYGFAKHKGYGTKQHQEAIIAHGLTPWHRRTFCRKFTGGEK; translated from the coding sequence ATGACGAAAAGAGACGAGCGACTAACAAACTTATATGCTTACGACAACACCTATAACGATGTGAACCTTTGCGGAATCGATGAAGCTGGCCGCGGATGCCTAGCTGGACCCGTGTTTGCTGCCGCTGTAATTCTACCGAATACCCCTTGGCCACAAGACCTCAACGACAGTAAAAAAATTGCTGAAAAAAAACGCTACGTCCTCGCAGAAGAAATCAAATCTTTAGCCCAGTGGGGTATTGGCATGGCTAGCCCAGAAGAAGTTGACACCATTGGCATACAAAAAGCAAACTTTCTGGCCTTTCAGCGTGCACTGGATCATCTGGCCGAACAGTTTCATATCCATCCAAAACATATTTTGATCGACGGCAATTATAAAAATACAGGCATTGCCTCCTCTGAAAACATCGTCAAAGGCGACACCAAAAGCGCCTGTATTGCCGCTGCCAGCATCTTGGCCAAGACGGGTCGTGACCAATACGTAATCGAACATTATGATAGCCAGGCACCCCAATATGGATTTGCCAAGCACAAAGGGTATGGCACCAAACAACATCAAGAAGCAATCATCGCCCACGGGCTCACTCCATGGCACAGAAGAACCTTTTGCCGCAAATTTACAGGAGGCGAAAAATGA
- the ilvN gene encoding acetolactate synthase small subunit, producing the protein MNKNRHVLSILVENYSGTLSKVAGLFSRRGYNVDTLNVAETQDPNISRITVTVTGDVYILEQITKQLNKLINVIKITDLTKRPSVLRELMLIKIHSNTQTRSELIQIADIFRAKIVDVSPKSVTIEITGDEDKNKGLLELVRPYGIVEMSRTGLTALERG; encoded by the coding sequence ATGAATAAGAATAGACATGTTTTATCAATATTGGTTGAAAATTATTCAGGAACACTGAGTAAGGTCGCAGGACTTTTTAGTCGAAGAGGCTACAATGTAGATACGCTAAATGTTGCGGAAACCCAAGATCCCAACATATCAAGAATCACAGTTACCGTAACTGGTGATGTCTATATCCTTGAACAAATTACAAAACAATTGAACAAACTAATCAATGTAATCAAGATCACTGATTTGACGAAACGCCCTTCTGTTTTGAGAGAACTGATGCTTATAAAAATTCATTCGAATACCCAAACAAGATCAGAATTAATTCAAATTGCAGATATTTTTAGAGCAAAAATTGTAGACGTTAGTCCAAAGAGTGTGACGATCGAAATAACCGGCGATGAAGATAAAAACAAGGGTCTTCTAGAATTGGTTAGACCCTATGGCATTGTTGAAATGTCGAGAACAGGACTTACCGCATTGGAACGGGGATAA
- a CDS encoding ABC transporter substrate-binding protein, whose translation MKKTSLVALLLIMILMIVGCTPTEAPTPEAVEPPAQTEEAVVQEEPALDPVDIMIGTLKGPTGMGMAQLMMEDPEGLSLEFAIEAAPDAITAKVLSGELDFAAVPTNLASILYQKTEGAYRLAGINTLGVLYVITDSTLTIETIADLKGQSINVSGKGATPDFALRYLLENAGLDPEVDVTLDYALDHASSAQALIGGDIHAALLPQPFVTQVMMKNPDLSIGLDLTTAWEDAVPGTTMPMGGLLVKTEFADAHPEAVANFLKAYESSVAWVNADPKAASQVIAQVGILPMAVLAEKAIPNSNIVWINGSDMDTTLTPFLAAMEAFNPKSIGGSMPDENFYFIQ comes from the coding sequence ATGAAAAAAACGAGTTTAGTCGCACTTTTATTGATTATGATTTTAATGATTGTCGGATGCACACCAACAGAGGCACCAACACCTGAAGCAGTAGAACCACCCGCACAAACAGAGGAAGCGGTCGTTCAAGAAGAACCAGCTTTAGATCCTGTCGACATCATGATCGGCACCCTAAAAGGACCTACGGGAATGGGCATGGCGCAATTGATGATGGAAGATCCAGAGGGTCTGTCTCTTGAATTTGCCATCGAAGCAGCACCCGATGCCATTACTGCCAAGGTCTTAAGCGGCGAATTGGATTTCGCGGCTGTTCCAACCAATCTAGCTTCCATTCTTTATCAAAAAACAGAGGGTGCTTATCGCCTAGCAGGCATCAATACCCTGGGTGTACTTTATGTGATCACCGATTCCACATTAACCATTGAAACCATTGCCGATCTAAAGGGCCAATCCATCAATGTTAGCGGCAAGGGAGCAACACCCGATTTCGCCCTTCGTTATCTTTTGGAAAACGCGGGTCTTGATCCAGAAGTCGATGTAACCCTGGATTATGCACTGGATCATGCCAGCTCAGCTCAAGCCTTGATTGGCGGAGACATTCATGCTGCCTTGTTACCTCAACCATTCGTTACACAAGTTATGATGAAGAACCCCGACCTTTCCATCGGTTTAGATTTAACCACTGCCTGGGAAGATGCCGTACCGGGAACGACCATGCCAATGGGTGGTTTGCTTGTAAAGACTGAATTTGCCGATGCACATCCAGAAGCGGTAGCAAACTTTTTGAAGGCCTATGAGTCTTCCGTAGCCTGGGTAAACGCAGATCCAAAAGCGGCCAGCCAAGTAATCGCTCAAGTCGGTATTTTACCAATGGCGGTTTTAGCGGAGAAAGCCATTCCAAATTCAAATATTGTATGGATTAACGGAAGCGATATGGACACCACTTTAACTCCTTTTCTAGCAGCTATGGAAGCCTTTAATCCAAAATCCATAGGAGGCAGCATGCCAGATGAAAACTTCTATTTCATTCAATAA
- a CDS encoding M42 family metallopeptidase produces the protein MKFNSEGLKNITGIYGPSGHEEKVVAHIEKEIKDFVDEISVDSLGNLIARKKGQGPKVMIAGHMDQIGLMVTDVDDKGFVRFTNVGGIMVEVTIGQRFEFADGRIGIVGKEEKQEIQKTRLEHLYLDIGAKSKEEALGWIAIGDICVYYSEYYETEHTAMARCMDDRIGCFVMIEALKRLGKVENDCYFVFTVQEEVGTRGAKTSAYSIEPDIGLAVDITLSGDTPEARRFAVSLHDGVAIKVRDNSLLSHPKVNDRLIALCEDNKIKYQMEVLEFGGTDAGAMSLTKEGVPASCLSIPTRYGHSDHEVISKVDVEAAVQLLVQSLERPFEI, from the coding sequence ATGAAATTTAATTCAGAAGGACTAAAAAATATTACAGGGATCTATGGTCCCTCGGGTCATGAAGAAAAAGTGGTTGCCCATATTGAAAAAGAGATTAAAGACTTTGTTGATGAGATCAGTGTGGATTCACTTGGTAATTTAATTGCTCGCAAAAAAGGTCAGGGTCCAAAGGTGATGATTGCCGGACATATGGATCAAATCGGATTAATGGTAACCGATGTAGACGACAAAGGTTTTGTGCGCTTTACTAATGTTGGCGGGATTATGGTTGAAGTAACCATTGGTCAGCGATTTGAATTCGCGGATGGACGGATCGGCATTGTTGGCAAAGAGGAGAAGCAAGAAATTCAGAAAACACGACTTGAGCACCTCTATTTGGACATTGGTGCGAAATCCAAAGAGGAAGCTTTGGGGTGGATTGCTATTGGGGATATTTGTGTCTATTACAGCGAGTATTATGAAACTGAGCATACGGCTATGGCACGATGCATGGACGACCGTATCGGTTGCTTTGTGATGATCGAAGCCTTGAAGCGATTGGGAAAAGTGGAGAACGATTGCTATTTTGTATTTACCGTACAAGAAGAGGTGGGAACCCGGGGAGCGAAAACAAGTGCCTACAGCATTGAACCCGATATCGGATTAGCAGTGGATATTACCTTGTCGGGCGATACACCGGAAGCAAGACGATTTGCGGTTTCTCTTCACGACGGTGTTGCCATCAAGGTGCGAGACAATTCTTTGTTGTCTCACCCTAAGGTGAATGACCGATTGATTGCTCTTTGCGAAGACAATAAAATCAAATATCAAATGGAGGTTTTGGAGTTCGGTGGAACGGATGCCGGTGCCATGAGTCTGACCAAAGAAGGCGTTCCTGCTTCTTGTTTGTCGATTCCAACCCGTTATGGTCACTCGGACCATGAAGTGATCTCCAAAGTGGATGTAGAAGCAGCGGTTCAGCTGTTGGTGCAATCACTGGAAAGGCCCTTTGAAATTTAA